In one Myxococcus xanthus genomic region, the following are encoded:
- a CDS encoding FHA domain-containing protein → MPPRPPPSSRAGAGRSGGSAGEDPDSMKSPSRRRPASEDEDFAAPASGEDGYPDDGPPNPDLYGEESPGRSRTGETRVASIESVEEERRSRDEDEDDNADATRAGPPVQMHVLDGPDKGRKKRFQSVRMVVGRNKDCDFVLEDQSVSRRHLELVYGQAGVVMRDLGSVSGTQVNDQRVDECLLKHGDEISMGKTRLRFVDESEQIKELRAQAEVREAAEKREREAAAREAEEKRKNQAAARGSEVDPNDPRFNEATNANYKLPDSLKENSGSKGAVAVPRPRPPIRSTPTRSNSGGLTGKQKALIGGGGALVVVLVIGLMLIPSGPPPPPPPDPKVEKAKVLMQQARESVRADDFANAVRLVGEAEKLVPGIDADNLARGARTQLEVMTALDAVRTLIEEKQFDEARAKLEATPQGTAKTDDIRRKLATELEEKDIAWRLQQVEESFASRDPETIRPLIAQLPPLNRPAYEVKLTDLEAELAKEAQDASRRTRNANARAAEVAKEKRKEFIAEAFTDVERRFNGGDYQRAVLECDRVMDKYRADKDVKDRALALKRLIPQFRRALEDGQKKLDSNSLEAAAKPLRRAAELYRQIGFRGSLGNTIDEQLASSSLAAGQSALKKGDLGAAGSHFREALRLNPGDGRAREGLENLQKKAEELFLRAYIQRDRDPKAAAEMFKVVIETASEGSDVKRKAEMYLSELQP, encoded by the coding sequence ATGCCTCCTCGTCCTCCTCCCTCTTCCCGTGCTGGCGCCGGCCGTTCCGGTGGTTCTGCGGGTGAGGACCCAGACTCCATGAAGTCCCCCTCCCGGCGCCGTCCTGCGTCCGAGGACGAGGACTTCGCCGCTCCCGCATCCGGCGAGGACGGCTACCCAGACGATGGGCCGCCCAACCCGGACCTCTATGGTGAGGAGTCACCGGGCCGCTCCCGCACGGGTGAGACGCGCGTGGCCTCCATCGAGTCCGTGGAGGAGGAGCGGCGCTCCCGCGACGAGGACGAAGACGACAACGCGGACGCCACGCGCGCCGGACCGCCAGTGCAGATGCATGTGCTGGACGGCCCGGACAAGGGCCGCAAGAAGCGCTTCCAGAGCGTGCGGATGGTGGTGGGCCGCAACAAGGACTGCGACTTCGTGCTGGAGGACCAGTCCGTGTCCCGCCGACACCTGGAGTTGGTGTACGGCCAGGCCGGCGTGGTGATGCGGGATCTGGGCAGCGTCAGTGGCACCCAGGTCAATGACCAGCGCGTGGACGAGTGTCTGCTGAAGCATGGAGACGAAATCTCCATGGGCAAGACGCGCCTGCGCTTCGTGGACGAATCGGAGCAGATCAAGGAGCTGCGCGCCCAGGCGGAGGTCCGCGAGGCTGCGGAGAAGCGCGAGCGCGAGGCGGCCGCCCGCGAGGCGGAGGAGAAGCGGAAGAACCAGGCCGCCGCGCGTGGCAGCGAGGTGGATCCGAACGACCCGCGCTTCAACGAGGCCACCAACGCCAACTACAAGCTGCCTGACTCGCTCAAGGAGAACTCCGGCAGCAAGGGCGCGGTGGCCGTACCCCGGCCCCGTCCGCCCATCCGCAGCACGCCGACGCGTTCGAACAGCGGTGGACTGACGGGCAAGCAGAAGGCGCTCATCGGCGGCGGTGGCGCGTTGGTGGTGGTGCTGGTCATCGGGCTGATGCTGATTCCGTCCGGACCTCCGCCTCCGCCTCCGCCGGACCCGAAGGTGGAGAAGGCGAAGGTGTTGATGCAGCAGGCGCGCGAGTCCGTGCGCGCGGATGACTTCGCCAACGCCGTCCGCCTCGTCGGCGAGGCGGAGAAGCTGGTGCCGGGCATCGACGCGGACAACCTGGCCCGGGGCGCGCGCACGCAGTTGGAGGTGATGACCGCGCTGGATGCCGTCCGCACCCTCATCGAGGAGAAGCAGTTCGACGAGGCGCGCGCGAAGCTGGAGGCGACGCCGCAGGGCACGGCGAAGACGGATGACATCCGCCGCAAGCTGGCGACGGAGCTGGAGGAGAAGGACATCGCCTGGCGGCTCCAGCAGGTGGAGGAGTCCTTCGCCTCGCGCGACCCGGAGACGATTCGCCCGCTCATCGCGCAGTTGCCGCCGTTGAACCGGCCGGCCTACGAGGTGAAGCTGACGGACCTGGAGGCCGAGCTGGCGAAGGAGGCCCAGGATGCGTCGCGCCGCACCCGCAACGCCAACGCCCGCGCGGCGGAGGTGGCCAAGGAGAAGCGCAAGGAGTTCATCGCCGAGGCCTTCACCGACGTGGAGCGCCGCTTCAACGGGGGGGACTACCAGCGCGCCGTCCTGGAGTGCGACCGGGTGATGGACAAGTACCGGGCGGACAAGGACGTGAAGGACCGGGCCCTGGCCCTCAAGCGTCTGATTCCCCAGTTCCGGCGCGCGCTGGAGGACGGGCAGAAAAAGCTGGATTCGAACTCGCTGGAGGCGGCGGCGAAGCCCCTGCGGCGCGCGGCGGAGCTGTACCGCCAGATTGGCTTCCGGGGCTCGTTGGGGAACACCATCGACGAACAGCTCGCGTCGTCATCGCTGGCGGCGGGGCAGAGCGCGCTGAAGAAGGGCGACCTGGGCGCGGCCGGCTCGCACTTCCGCGAGGCGCTGCGGCTCAACCCGGGTGACGGGCGGGCGCGTGAAGGACTGGAGAACCTGCAGAAGAAGGCGGAGGAGCTCTTCCTCCGGGCCTACATCCAGCGGGACAGGGATCCGAAGGCCGCGGCGGAGATGTTCAAGGTCGTCATCGAGACGGCCTCGGAAGGCTCCGACGTCAAGCGCAAGGCGGAGATGTATCTGAGCGAGCTCCAGCCGTGA
- a CDS encoding TldD/PmbA family protein, giving the protein MPRASAPSKRALSLKLAPPVARRPTPVALLPQPLVERLLAVAMERGGDFAEVYVERTLTTAVRLEESRIKSAQTGLVQGVGVRVISGGKVGYAFSDDWDESALLRAASTAAMIAQGGGAERSFPVRRAAVPSHYHVSPPLMDVEVSLKTGLLMRADKAARAFDARVKQVNGGYVDQTRRIAVANTHGRYTEDTQDLCRISVMVVAQGTGGERRTGMYGGGGRVPFSHWDTFSPEDVAREAARQAVATLGAVDCVAGPQTVVLAPGWSGILLHEAVGHGLEADFIRKGTSLFAGKLGEKVASDLVTIIDDGTVSSGRGSINIDDEGNPGERKVLIENGVLKGYLYDSLNAQLMGQRSTGSGRRESFKHLPMPRMTNTFLAPGDHAPEDILKEVKRGLYCATFGGGQVDITNGNFVFEVSEAYQIEDGKLGRPVKNATLIGVGPEALKNVSRVGCDPMPDPGMGICGKNGQSMPVGVGLPTVRIDNITVGGTKVA; this is encoded by the coding sequence ATGCCCCGAGCGTCTGCGCCCTCGAAGCGCGCCCTCTCATTGAAGCTCGCCCCACCGGTGGCCCGGCGGCCCACGCCCGTCGCCCTGCTGCCCCAGCCGCTGGTCGAGCGCCTGCTCGCCGTGGCCATGGAGCGGGGGGGCGACTTCGCGGAGGTGTACGTCGAGCGCACGCTCACCACGGCGGTGCGGCTGGAAGAATCCCGCATCAAGAGCGCGCAGACGGGCCTGGTCCAGGGCGTGGGTGTGCGCGTCATCTCCGGCGGCAAGGTGGGCTACGCCTTCTCCGACGACTGGGATGAGTCCGCGCTGCTGCGCGCGGCCTCCACGGCGGCCATGATTGCCCAGGGCGGCGGCGCCGAGCGCAGCTTCCCCGTGCGCCGCGCCGCGGTCCCCAGCCACTACCACGTCAGCCCCCCGCTGATGGACGTGGAGGTGTCGCTGAAGACGGGACTGCTCATGCGCGCCGACAAGGCCGCCCGCGCCTTCGACGCGCGGGTGAAGCAGGTCAACGGCGGCTACGTGGACCAGACCCGGCGCATCGCCGTGGCCAACACCCACGGGCGCTACACCGAGGACACCCAGGACCTGTGCCGGATTTCGGTGATGGTGGTGGCCCAGGGCACGGGCGGCGAGCGGCGCACCGGCATGTACGGCGGCGGCGGACGCGTGCCCTTCAGCCACTGGGACACCTTCTCCCCGGAGGACGTGGCCCGGGAAGCGGCGCGTCAGGCGGTGGCCACGCTGGGCGCGGTGGACTGCGTGGCCGGCCCGCAGACGGTGGTGCTGGCGCCGGGCTGGAGCGGCATCCTCCTGCACGAGGCGGTGGGCCACGGCCTGGAGGCGGACTTCATCCGCAAGGGCACCTCGCTGTTCGCTGGGAAGCTGGGTGAGAAGGTGGCGTCCGACCTGGTCACCATCATCGACGACGGCACCGTGTCCAGCGGGCGCGGCTCCATCAACATCGACGATGAGGGCAACCCCGGCGAGCGCAAGGTCCTCATCGAGAACGGCGTCCTCAAGGGCTACCTCTACGACAGCCTGAACGCACAGCTCATGGGCCAGCGCAGCACCGGCAGCGGGCGGCGCGAGTCCTTCAAGCACCTGCCCATGCCCCGCATGACAAATACCTTCCTGGCCCCGGGCGACCACGCCCCCGAGGACATCCTCAAGGAGGTGAAGCGCGGCCTGTACTGCGCCACCTTCGGCGGTGGGCAGGTGGACATCACCAACGGCAACTTCGTCTTCGAGGTCAGCGAGGCCTATCAAATCGAGGACGGCAAGCTGGGCCGTCCCGTGAAGAACGCGACGCTCATCGGCGTGGGGCCGGAGGCGCTGAAGAACGTGTCACGAGTGGGCTGCGACCCCATGCCGGACCCAGGCATGGGCATCTGCGGGAAGAATGGCCAGTCCATGCCCGTGGGCGTGGGGCTGCCCACCGTGCGCATCGACAACATCACCGTTGGCGGAACCAAGGTCGCCTGA